One genomic segment of Mangifera indica cultivar Alphonso chromosome 6, CATAS_Mindica_2.1, whole genome shotgun sequence includes these proteins:
- the LOC123218024 gene encoding histidinol dehydrogenase, chloroplastic-like, with the protein MKSYRLSELTNAELQSLKARPRIDFLSIFSTVHPIVADVRNRGDASVKDYTERFDKVKLDKIIEIVSELPDPELDPAIKEAFDVAYDNIYAFHLAQKSAELSVENMKGVKCKRVARSIGSVGLYVPGGTAVLPSTALMLAVPAQIAGSKTIVLATPPSQDGSICKEVLYCAKKAGVTHILKAGGAQAISAMAWGTESCPKVEKIFGPGNQYVTAAKMILQNSEAMISIDMPAGPSEVLVIADKYASPVHIAADLLSQAEHGPDSQVVLVIAGDGVDLKAIEDEIGKQCQRLPRGQFASKALSHSFTVFAGDMMEAINFSNLYAPEHLIVNVKDAEIWERFIENAGSVFLGPWTPESVGDYASGTNHVLPTYGYARMYGGVSLDSFLKYMTVQSLTEEGLKKLGPYVATMAEVEGLEAHKRAVTLRLQDIEARQVANIR; encoded by the exons ATGAAGTCTTATAGATTGTCAGAGCTAACTAATGCCGAGCTCCAGAGCTTGAAGGCTCGACCTCGTATTGATTTCTTGTCTATTTTCAGCACG gtCCATCCAATTGTTGCTGATGTTCGGAATAGAGGAGATGCTTCAGTTAAAGA TTACACTGAGAGGTTTGACAAAGTTAAACTTgacaaaattattgaaattgtcTCTGAGCTTCCTGATCCAGAG CTTGACCCTGCTATTAAAGAAGCATTTGATGTGGCATATGACAATATATATGCTTTTCATCTTGCTCAAAAATCAGCTGAGCTAAGTGTGGAGAATATGAAA GGTGTAAAATGCAAAAGGGTGGCAAGGAGCATTGGTTCTGTCGGTCTTTATGTACCAGGAGGAACTGCTGTTTTACCGTCAACAGCTCTGATGCTGGCAGTG CCTGCTCAAATTGCTGGGAGCAAAACTATTGTTCTGGCGACTCCACCAAGTCAGGATGGCAGCATATGTAAG GAGGTACTGTATTGTGCCAAGAAGGCTGGTGTGACCCACATCCTTAAAGCTGGAGGAGCACAG GCCATATCTGCTATGGCTTGGGGTACAGAATCTTGCCCAAAG GTTGAAAAAATTTTTGGGCCTGGAAATCAGTATGTCACGGCAGCAAAAATGATTCTCCAA AACAGTGAAGCAATGATTTCAATTGACATGCCTGCTGGTCCTTCAGAAGTTTTAGTCATTGCTGACAAATATGCTAGTCCTGTTCATATAGCTGCAGATTTGCTATCTCAG GCTGAGCATGGGCCAGACAGTCAAGTTGTTCTTGTAATTGCTGGGGACGGAGTAGATCTAAAAGCTATTGAAGATGAAATCGGTAAGCAGTGTCAAAGACTTCCAAGAGGACAGTTTGCTTCAAAAGCTCTTAGCCACAGTTTCACAGTGTTTGCTGGTGATATGATGGAG gcaataaacttttcaaatttgtatgCACCTGAGCATCTGATCGTTAATGTGAAAGACGCTGAAATTTGGGAGCGCTTCATTGAGAATGCTG GTTCAGTGTTCTTAGGGCCGTGGACACCTGAAAGTGTGGGAGATTATGCAAGCGGGACAAATCATGTACTTCCAACATATGGATATGCACGGATGTATGGTGGGGTGTCTCTTGATTCCTTCCTCAAGTACATGACGGTGCAATCCTTGACAGAGGAAGGTCTGAAAAAGCTTGGTCCATACGTGGCAACCATGGCGGAAGTAGAAGGTTTGGAAGCTCACAAGAGAGCTGTAACCCTTAGACTACAGGACATCGAAGCCAGGCAAGTTGCTAATATCAGATAA